A single window of Salminus brasiliensis chromosome 18, fSalBra1.hap2, whole genome shotgun sequence DNA harbors:
- the rhogb gene encoding ras homolog family member Gb, whose translation MQSIKCVVVGDGAVGKTCLLISYTTGAFPKEYIPTVFDNYSSQVTVDGRAISLNLWDTAGQEEYDRLRTLSYPQTNVFVICFSISSPPSYENVKHKWHPEVTHHCPNVPILLVGTKSDLRNDPELQKKLKEQNQAPITVQQGQALARQIHAIKYMECSALNQDGIKDVFAEAVRAFLNPQQPATKKPCVLL comes from the coding sequence ATGCAGAGCATTAAGTGTGTGGTGGTGGGCGATGGCGCGGTGGGAAAGACATGCCTGCTCATCTCTTACACCACCGGAGCCTTCCCCAAAGAGTACATCCCCACCGTCTTCGACAACTATAGCTCGCAGGTGACTGTGGATGGCCGGGCCATCAGTCTGAACCTGTGGGACACGGCAGGTCAGGAAGAGTATGACCGCCTGCGCACGCTCTCCTACCCGCAGACCAACGTCTTCGTCATCTGCTTCTCCATCTCCAGCCCGCCCTCCTACGAGAACGTAAAGCACAAGTGGCATCCCGAGGTCACACACCACTGCCCCAATGTGCCTATCCTGCTGGTGGGCACCAAGAGCGACCTCCGCAACGACCCTGAGCTGCAAAAGAAGCTGAAGGAGCAAAACCAGGCGCCCATCACGGTGCAGCAGGGCCAGGCGTTGGCTCGGCAGATCCACGCCATCAAGTACATGGAGTGCTCGGCACTCAACCAGGATGGCATCAAGGACGTGTTCGCAGAGGCTGTTCGCGCCTTCCTCAACCCCCAGCAACCTGCGACCAAAAAACCCTGTGTACTCCTCTGA